One genomic window of Mus musculus strain C57BL/6J chromosome 4, GRCm38.p6 C57BL/6J includes the following:
- the Pramel30 gene encoding uncharacterized protein LOC626995: MDLEAPPTLLQLAAQCTVRKEVLTISVLQNLPMKLFPPLFKEADILRKAKMIKLLVEYWPYPSLLVGLLIDKPNLETFQAILEGVGTWLKRKYRPRMGKLQVVDLRNGHHDFWDMLAGREGGDQLVETIPEKQEVEGHSRRQRLRVFSDLSFKSSRHEDKQQTHLLQWAKDREGFLHLCCEKLEIGALEVSKVKKVLKLLQPEFIKELELNTVGNLSKLTKLVPCISKMRNLQKLMLVRIFGRHTYTPLEERNVTKILSLFPKLSYLQHLTIDDVYFLRDHMNELFRCLEAPLLSLTITLCQISQSDLESFSQHWNYGQLKHLCLKGVSLSTLNVTPLKFFLESVADTLQTLELEDCRMKDSHLRILLPALTKCTRLTSINFYDNNISRDVLQDLLHRTANMSQLTMELYPAPVEVYNEWSYVQVERFSQLCAELMNTLITVRRPKSVCFGTYSCYDCDTRCIYGNQTTFCECLE; this comes from the exons ATGGACTTGGAAGCCCCACCCACTCTCCTGCAGCTGGCTGCACAGTGCACAGTGAGGAAGGAGGTGCTGACCATCTCTGTTCTGCAGAACCTACCAATGAAGCTCTTTCCACCACTATTCAAGGAGGCTGACATTCTGAGAAAAGCAAAGATGATTAAACTCCTGGTGGAGTACTGGCCCTATCCTAGCCTTCTTGTTGGGTTGCTGATAGATAAACCCAACTTGGAGACTTTCCAGGCTATACTGGAGGGAGTTGGCACATGGCTGAAACGGAAGTATCGTCCCAG GATGGGGAAGCTTCAAGTGGTTGACTTGAGGAATGGACACCATGACTTCTGGGATATGCTGGCTGGAAGAGAGGGTGGAGACCAGTTAGTAGAAACTATACCTGAGAAGCAAGAAGTGGAGGGCCACTCAAGGAGGCAGCGTTTGAGGGTGTTCAGTGACCTTTCCTTCAAGTCTTCTCGGCATGAAGATAAACAGCAAACACATTTGTTGCAGTGGGCAAAGGACAGAGAGGGTTTCCTGCATCTGTGCTGCGAGAAGTTGGAAATTGGAGCATTAGAAGTGTCCAAGGTCAAGAAGGTGTTAAAGCTTTTACAGCCAGAGTTCATCAAGGAGTTGGAACTGAATACAGTGGGGAATCTGTCCAAATTGACAAAACTTGTACCTTGCATCAGCAAGATGAGAAATCTTCAGAAACTCATGCTAGTACGCATCTTTGGAAGACATACTTACACCCCCTTGGAAGAGAGGAACGTCACCAAGATCCTTTCTTTGTTCCCCAAACTCAGCTATCTCCAGCATCTCACTATTGATGATGTCTATTTTCTCAGAGACCACATGAATGAGTTGTTCAG GTGCCTGGAGGCTCCCTTGTTGTCCCTGACCATCACTCTGTGCCAGATCTCTCAGTCAGACTTGGAGTCATTTTCCCAGCATTGGAACTACGGTCAGCTTAAACATCTGTGCTTGAAAGGTGTCTCTTTATCTACATTGAATGTCACACCTCTCAAATTTTTCTTAGAGAGTGTTGCAGATACTCTGCAGACTCTAGAATTAGAAGACTGTAGGATGAAGGACTCTCACCTCAGGATCCTTCTGCCTGCCTTGACCAAATGCACCCGTCTCACTAGCATCAATTTTTATGACAATAACATCTCCAGGGATGTTCTGCAGGATCTTCTGCACCGCACAGCCAACATGAGCCAGCTGACCATGGAACTGTACCCTGCCCCAGTAGAGGTCTATAATGAGTGGAGTTATGTTCAAGTAGAGAGATTTTCTCAGCTTTGTGCTGAGCTCATGAACACACTCATAACTGTAAGACGGCCCAAGTCAGTCTGTTTTGGTACCTATTCCTGTTATGACTGTGATACACGTTGTATCTATGGAAATCAGACCACATTTTGTGAATGCTTGGAGTAA